From Candidatus Neomarinimicrobiota bacterium, the proteins below share one genomic window:
- a CDS encoding four helix bundle protein, with the protein MGTHKSLDIWKQSIDLVERVYKATLEFPDEEKFGLVSQIRKAAISIPSNIAEGAARQSDKENIYFLYIALASLSELDTQFIIAKKLDICNNQNISNSINTLRPKIVKYIKYLKTFSK; encoded by the coding sequence ATGGGCACTCATAAAAGTTTAGATATTTGGAAACAATCCATCGATTTGGTTGAACGGGTTTATAAAGCCACATTGGAGTTTCCTGATGAAGAAAAATTTGGTTTAGTTTCTCAGATTAGAAAAGCAGCAATATCTATTCCTTCAAATATTGCAGAAGGTGCTGCAAGGCAATCAGATAAAGAGAATATCTACTTTTTGTATATTGCTTTGGCATCCCTTTCAGAACTTGATACACAATTTATTATTGCAAAAAAATTAGATATTTGTAATAATCAAAATATTTCAAACTCAATAAATACTTTAAGACCTAAAATTGTAAAGTATATTAAATATTTAAAAACATTCAGTAAATAA
- a CDS encoding RNA polymerase sigma factor RpoD/SigA, whose protein sequence is MQKKETTETKPKTRRRKKQRSTNDANRALSRYLDEIGHFEPLKPAEEIELAKRVKQGDRRALKQLCEANLRFVVSVAKDYQGQGLPLTDLINEGNLGLIKAAERFDETRGFKFISYAVWWIRQSILQALAEHSRIVRLPLNRVGTITKITRAAEELEGTGERTPNPDEIADKLGLKTYEISDAVRISRRHHSLDAPFRDGEKNSLIDIIEDSGQQTPDHLLMDESLESEIRSALDTLKDRERDVIKMYFGIDREYALTLNEIGEEFNLTRERVRQIKEKAIRRLRHKSRSRKLRSYLG, encoded by the coding sequence ATGCAAAAAAAAGAGACAACTGAGACAAAGCCGAAGACCCGGAGACGCAAGAAACAGCGTTCGACGAACGATGCCAATAGGGCATTGAGCCGGTATTTAGATGAAATCGGTCATTTTGAACCGTTAAAACCGGCAGAAGAGATTGAACTGGCGAAGCGGGTTAAGCAGGGAGACCGCCGGGCATTGAAACAATTATGCGAGGCAAACCTGCGATTTGTCGTGAGTGTGGCAAAGGATTATCAGGGACAGGGTTTACCTTTAACGGACCTGATTAACGAAGGAAATCTGGGCTTAATCAAGGCGGCAGAACGTTTTGATGAGACCCGGGGATTCAAATTCATATCCTATGCTGTATGGTGGATTCGGCAAAGTATTTTGCAGGCCCTGGCGGAACACAGCCGGATTGTCCGTCTTCCCTTGAACCGGGTAGGCACGATCACCAAGATCACCCGGGCGGCAGAAGAGCTGGAAGGAACGGGTGAACGGACACCCAATCCGGATGAGATTGCAGACAAATTGGGACTCAAAACCTACGAAATTTCCGATGCAGTCCGGATTTCCCGGCGTCATCACTCGCTGGATGCCCCTTTTCGGGATGGGGAGAAGAATTCACTGATTGACATTATTGAAGACAGCGGGCAGCAAACACCGGATCATCTCTTGATGGATGAGAGTCTGGAATCTGAAATCCGTTCAGCCCTGGATACATTGAAAGACCGGGAGCGGGACGTGATTAAGATGTATTTCGGCATTGACCGTGAATATGCCCTTACCCTCAATGAAATCGGTGAAGAATTCAATCTGACCCGTGAACGGGTGCGACAAATTAAAGAAAAGGCCATTCGGCGACTGCGACATAAGTCCCGAAGCCGGAAATTAAGGTCCTATTTAGGCTAA